A stretch of DNA from Desulfatiglans sp.:
GTCTTGCGAACCTGGGCGCCCGGTTTGTCCCTTGGAAATATAGCAAGGAGCAGGATCTTTGCAGCGGGAAAATCCTTTTTCAGTTCAAGGACAACAGCGCCGACACCCTCGGCTATTTCAGGCCCTGTATTCTGCATGGTATTGTTTGTGCCTATCATGAGCATGATGAGCTTCGGGCTGAATCCCCTGCCCTCACCATTTTGCAGTCTAAAAAGCACCCCCTGAGTGGTATCTCCAGCTATTCCGAAATTTGCCATCTTCAGGTTGCCAAAATATTTATCAAAAACCGGTTTCCCGGCAAAGGAGCCTTCAGCATTTCGCCAGAAGTCTGTTATGGAATCACCCAAAAGCAGGAGATCTATATCTCCCTTTCTGGCAATCTCAAGGTTGGCCTGGTGCTGCATCTGAAAAAAGGGCATAAGGGCTGGCATTGTTGCGGTATTGTCACGGGGTACTGTAACAGAAATAAGACCGGGGTACTTTGAATTAATCTCCTTAACCCTCGGGTCAGCAGTCTGTATAAATTTAACAAGCGCCTCCTCAGCAGCCTTCACCTCACCCTCTGAAGGTCTTGGAATGGCAACTGCCTCAGGGACAGGCGCATGCCCATCTATAATCACCTGGGCATAACTACCAGCGGTGAAGGTAAAAATAAAAAGTATAAGTGATAAAAATAGGTAATAGGATCGTGTGGTTCTCTGCATGGGTTCCCTCCTTGAAAAATGGTGATTGAATTGGGTTTTGTAAGCGCCTGTCATGTGCCTCACAATATAGATTCTTTATATCCCATTATTTAAATCAGTCAATCTTTAGTTTTAATGCATATGCTTTATTGACACCGGCTAAATGGAAATGTATTTTAACAGAAATTATCAGCAGGGGTATAAAATGAAAACGATCAGACTGAATGAGATAGACAAGATAAAAATGAGCATGGCAGGCGCTGAGAGGGTTTATAAACAGGTACCAATATCAAAAAAAGATGGGACCCCATCCTTCTGCTTCAGGGTATTTACCATAGAACCTGGCGGCCACACCCCCTGTCACACACACGGTTTTGAGCATTTAAATTATGTGATCAGCGGCCAGGGTGTGCTTGTTGATAAAGATGAGACCATGCACCCGCTTTCAGCAGGTGATTTTGCCATTGTCCTTCCGGGAGAAAAACATCAGTTTAGAAACAGCTCAGAAGATAGCCCGTTTGTAATAATATGTGCAGTATCCAATGAGTATGAATAGATAAACATGTAGATATAAATAATTATTAACCGGATATAAAAAACATGGAACAGATCAGTTCATTATTCAATATAAAAGAGAGGGTTGTAATTATTACTGGCGGTGGTGGGATTATAGGCGGGGCGCTTGCAAAGGGTTTTGTTAGCGCAGGTGCAAAGGTAATTCTCCTTGGCAGGACAGAGGCACCCCTTAAAAATCAGGTAGATGCACTTAAAACCAATGAAAATGAGATCACATCATTTCAGTGTGATGTGCTTGACCGGGAAAGGCTCATACAGGTCAATGATGAAATACTTGATAGATTTGGCAGGATTGATGTGCTTATCAATGCCGCAGGCGGTAATATGCCCGGCGCAACCATTGGCGTTGACCAGAACATCTTTGACCTTGATATGGATGCCTTTAAAAAGGTTACTGACCTCAATCTTAATGGCACTGTCCTACCCACCCTTGTCTTTGCAAAATCCATGGCAGAAAATAGCAGGGGATCCATAATAAACATCTCATCCATGGCATCAGTAAGGGCAATAACAAGGGTGGCTGGGTATTCCGCAGCCAAGGCGGCTATCGATAATTTTACCAGATGGATGGCTGTTGAACTGGCCAGTAAATTCGGCAGCGGCTTAAGAATAAATGCAATCGCTCCGGGCTTTCTTCTCACAAACCAGAATAGACAGCTTTTAACCAATGAAGACGGGTCACTCACAGAACGTGGTAAATCCATCATCAGTCTTACCCCGTTTAAGAGGTTTGGTGAACCGGAAGAGATGGTCGGCCCTGTTATCTGGCTTGCGAGCGATGCATCCGCATTTGTAACAGGGGCCATTATCCCCATTGACGGCGGATTCAGCTCATTTAGCGGGGTATAGAGCTATATGGCGTTTGAACATACATGGCGGTGGTTCGGCCCCAATGACTCGATAACCTTGAAGGAGATAAAACAGGTTGGAGTTACAGGCATAGTAACCGCCCTGCACCATATCCCTGTGGGTGAGGTATGGACCGTTGATGAAATCATGCGAAGGAAGAATGAGATTGAAAAGGCAGGGCTCACATGGTCTGTTGTTGAAAGCCTGCCTGTGCATGAAAACATAAAAAAAGGTACTAAAGAGCGGCCTGAGCTCATCAGAAAATACATGGAATCCATGAAGAACCTGGCCAAATGCGGTATCAGGACCATATGCTATAATTTCATGCCTGTGCTGGACTGGTCGCGAACAGACCTTAATGTGCCCACAAAGGATGGGACAATAACCACAAGGTTTGAACAGAAGGTGTTCGCCGCCTTTGACCTCTTTATACTAGATAGACCCAACGCAGAAAAAGATTACTCAGCCGAGATAATCAGGGAGGCAGAGATATTTTTTAATAACCTGGGAAACGCTGAAAAGGAGGGGCTGATAAAGACAATCCTCTTTGGCCTTCCAGGCTCACTTTTCACACTGTCATTAAAGGATTTTAAAAAGGCGGTCATTGAGTATAACAGCATTGGAGAAGAAGTGGTAAGGGAGAACCTCTATAAATTTATCAGGGAGGTAGCCCCTGCTGCTGAAGAATATGGCCTGTTCCTGGCAATACACCCGGATGACCCGCCCTGGACACTCCTTGGGCTCCCCAGGGTGGCAGGCACAAAAAATGATCTTGAAAAAATAATTGCAGCATATGATTCCATACATAACGGCATAACATTCTGCACAGGCTCCCTTGGTGCAGGCTTTAATAATGACCTTATAAACATGGTGAGGGCCTTCAGGGGGAAAATTAATTTTGCCCACTTAAGAAGCCTTGAAAGGGATGAAACAGGCAATTTTATTGAATCCTCGCACCTTGAGGGTGATATTGATCTGTACGCCATCATGAAAGAGCTGCTTACTGAACAAAAAGTGAGAGAAGAGTCAGGCGTGGATCGGCCTGTAATGCCTATGCGTCCTGATCATGGTCAGCTCATGCTCTTTGAACTTGATAAAAAGGGCATATACCCCGGTTATTCGCTGCTGGGGCGCATGAGGGGGCTATTCGAACTCAAGGGGCTTGAACTGGGGATTATACGTTCACTGAATCTTTAACAGGGGTAAAAATGCATTCAGGTCCTGAAAAAAATATAACTGACACGAAAAATATCGGCCATTTCAGATGGGTGATAGTGACCCTTGTCTTTTTTGCAACCACGATCAATTATGTGGACAGGCAGGTAATAGGTATACTAGCCCCTATTCTTCAGAAGGATATAGGGTGGAGCCAGATAGAATATGGCTACATTGTTACAGCCTTTACAGCAGCCTATGCAATAGGCCTTCTTCTGGTAGGAAGACTTATGGATATATTCGGCACAAAAAAAGGCTATGCCGCCTCACTTACTGGCTGGAGTTTTGCCGCTATTGGCCATGCACTGGCTGGTTCAGCCTTTGGATTTGGTGCTGCAAGGTTCATACTTGGTTTTTTTGAAGCAGGTAACTTCCCTGCTGCCGTAAAAACAGTAGCTGAATGGTTCCCTAAAAGGGAAAGGGCCTTTGCCACAGGTCTATTTAATGCCGGCTCCAATGCAGGGGCAATCCTTGCCCCCCTTGTTGTCCCTCTTATTACAGACCTTTGGGGATGGCAGGAGGCATTTATAATAACAGGCGCAGCAGGATTTATCTGGCTCATCTTCTGGTTCAGGTATTATGATACACCTGAAAAGAGTAAATATCTGGGTAAAGCTGAGCTTGAGTATATACAGTCTGATCCACCTGATACCCTGGTAAAGATACCCTGGAAAATGCTGGTTAAATACAGGGGCACCTGGGCATTTGCACTTGGGAAGCTCTTAAGCGACCCTGCATGGTGGTTTTATCTCTACTGGATACCCAAATTCCTGAATGAAAAACATGGCCTGACAATAAATGAATTTGCAGCCCCTTTAATAATAATATACCTTATGGCAGATGTGGGGAGTATTTCAGGCGGATGGCTCTCTTCATTTCTCCTGAAACGCGGGTGGTCAGTAAACAGGAGCCGGAAAACAGCCATGCTTGTCTGCGCCCTGTGCGCTGTGCCTATTATATTTGCGTCAAAGGTCACAAATGTCTGGGCAGCTGTAGGGCTTTTAAGCCTTGCAACTGCGGCCCACCAGGGTTGGTCGGCAAATCTCTTTACCACGGTATCGGATATATTCCCAAGAAAGGCAGTTGCCTCTGTGGTGGGGATGGGGGGAACATTCGGGGCAATAGGCGGCATGTTTATTGCGAGCGCAGCAGGTTTTATACTTGAATTTACCGGCAGTTATTTTATACTCTTTGCTATTGCAGGCTCTTTATATTTACTGGCCTTTCTGGTAATAAATATCCTGATCCCTGAAATCAAGGAAGTGGAAATAAGTTGACAGAGGTTACTGATGGAAAACGAACCGGTTCAGAAGATATTTCTCTCGGATAAAAACACAGCCCTTTTCGAGTGTCCGAAGTGTCACGTCTCAAAGGAGGCTGATGTCTCAAAATATAAAAAGCTTGAGGTCTCAATCAAGTTAAAGATCAAATGCAAATGTGGCAATATTTATGAAGTCAGCCTTGAGAGAAGAAAATATTTCAGAAAAGATACCATGCTGCCAGGGAAATTTACCTACAACTCCCTGTTTGGGGAGGATCAGGCAGGAATTTTAACAATCCTTGATATCTCAAAAGGCGGGTTAAAATTCAAGATGCTTACAGAACCCATTTTTCAGAAGGGCGAAATAATAGAGGTTGAATTCACACTGGATAATCCGGCCAAAACCCTGATAAAAAAACAGGTATTTGTAAGAAATATCAAAGATAATTTTGTAAACGTAGAATACTGCGCCTTTAACCCTGACAAACACCCCGAGGATAAGGCCATAAATCTGTATGTCTGAACCCGGATGGAGCTTTCAGCAGTCAGCGATCAGCTATCAGCTCACGCTTTGTTTGGAATGCCTTTTACTGATCCGCCGTCGCACAATGCTATGGCGGTACAGGAACCTGAACGCCAAAGGCTGACCGCTTACCCGTCCTTGTCCGATACAAAATGATTACTATCCAGGGTATTGTTTTTCACCTCTCACTTAATTGCCCTTTTCAAGTTATTTCTTTTCTGAAGAGCCATCCATATCTATAAAAATATACTTGTTCCTCATATCCTCCGGCACCAGGTCTCTCCTCGCTTTCTCGGTCAGTTTTGGGCCGTAGTGTGACTGCATAAACAGGAATGGTCTATCCACCTTATTAATATTAAAGGGGCAGTGTACAACATTTGGCGGTATATAAATCATTGTCGATTTGGTGATGATATGTTTTTCCATCTCCTCTCCCATAAACATCTCAAATTCTGCACCGAGGTCCTCAGGGTTTTTCGGGTCAGAACCGATCGCTATCAGCATTTCAGGGACAGGGTGGGTATGTGGGCCATGTCCCATTAATTTGGTTGTCCGTTCCCCCATCCACATGACCGAAAAGTACTGGCTGCCTTCTATGATGTCATTGTCGGCAAATGTGACAAACATGGGGCTTGCTCCAAAACCTATATCCCTCTCTTCTTTTGTCAGTTCGGTGAGAAAACACTTGCGATACTTTGACCCCTCTGGTGCCTTTGGATCAATCGGGCCCGCTGTTTCTGCAAAGCTCTCCATCGCAGGCATGAAGGCCGCTGCAAACATGCTCGCCATGACAACCCCTGCTGTGCCCGCGCCTATTTCCTTCATAAATACCCTGCGTGTCGTGCCTTTTTCATTTTTCAGGTCAGAATTCATATATGCCTCCTTTGAATTAATGGTTGATATTTTTAAGCCATAAACGGCGTAAAATCTATTGGCCCGGAAATTTTAACATCCATCCCGGTAAGTGCATCCTCGTAAGCCCCTGTGTAACTGGCAAGCACCATAATCTGATGAAGCCCCGGTATATTTTGCATGAACCTGCCCGCATCCCTGATTTTCAGATCCATTGTATTGGCGCACATGTTATTCATGGGGCCGCTTTTGGAGGTGGACTTCTCAGTATCCATGACCTGGCTTTCGATCATCCCAGGCCACAGTGAAAATCTTTTCAGGTCTTTACTGAAACCACCAACCAGCACCTGCCCGTGTGCAGGAAATTCTACCTCAGGTACAGCCCCTCTCCCTGACCCGTGGTAATCATGTATTTTATACCTCATCTGTGGGGCATCAAGGCCCATAAGCTTTAGCGGAGCAACACAGTGGCTCACTGTTATCTTTGAACCCCCTGGATTTGCAGTCATCAGGTTGCACATAAAGGATGGCCTGCGGCTTATTTTCTCCATTAACATGGATGAGAGCATGCTGCAAACATCCGCCTCGCAGGCGGCAGTAATACCTTCATCCCTTAGCCTTGCAAAGGCCAGGCAGGGGTATGGCAGCACAGGGTTTGGACTCATGGTAAAACCAAGGCAATCGATAGAAACAGCGCTTAACCCCTCTTTATCGATGATGGATCGGAGCAGGACGTAAAGCCTGCATGCATCAAGTATGTTTTTATCCGGGACCCCGATAACCTCTGTTGCCTCTCTCTTCCATCGTTCCATCTCTTTTATGGCCTCTTTGTCATCGACCTTCCTGTATAATCCTGCCAGCTCCTCAATTGGCCTGAACATTACTTTTACACCGGTGCGCCGGTAAATAATCTCTTCGTTCAGGTTGTGGGATGTTACTGTGGTGGAGTCAAAGGGTCTTCCATACAGGACCGCACGCTGACCTTCAAGGAGCATGGGTGATGCTGCAATCCTGATCCGTTCAAGTGCCTGTTCCGGTGAAATGGCAAAGGTGACATTTGCGCCGTTTCCGCGCAAGGATGACGCTAGATTCGCATCAATGGGGATCAGTTCCGGGTTTGTGGTAAGGACGATTACAGGTATATCCAGGTCACCCATTGCGTCACACAGCTTTCCAAAGCTGAAGGTCATGCGGGGAAGTATCAGAAGCAGGATATCCATTGTATGCTCATGTATGACCCTTATTATCTCTTCCGGATTCTGGTAGTTGACCTTTACTGAAGATACCAGCAGGGCTGTACCGGGAATTGATCCTATTGACTCTATGTACTTTCCATGGGTCTCAGGATTACTGCTGAGGCAGAGGAGGCTTTTTTTACCCCCTGCCTGTCCTTTGCGGCCCCCTCTTTCAGGACTCATATCCGCAAAAGCCCTGCCCGGAAGGGTCGCTGCTACGCCTGCTATGGTCATGGTTTTAATAAAATCTCTGCGACCCGCATTAAATCTCTTTTTATCCGCACCGCTCATTTGAGCCTCCTCTTTATTGTTTGGGCATATCCTTTGGCATTGGTATCTTCGGGCATCCGTTCGGGCACAGGGTGATCACATGCACATAGCGAAGCTTACCATTTTCCAGTCTGAATGTATGGGCATCCGGCAAACCATTTGCCCCGCCAAAATCAATAAGGCCCACTACAGAGCCCATATCCACATCAACAATATAGCTCCGGTTTGTCATTGGAACGCCTCCGCCCTTTGGCACACCGGCTGTACATGAAGGTTCAGGATCATTATTTGGGTTTGTATATGCCCCTCCCTCAATGCGGACACACGGTATACCCCAGGGTATCTTGTCAAAGGCCGCATAATCCTGGAATATGTCAAAGTAATCGCTTGCCACCTTGATAAGGGCGTTCCTCTCCATGCGCTTATCAGCAGGAAGAATGTCCCACTTTTCTGTTGATGAATATTTAAGATAGTCTGTGGCATTGAAGAGCCAGTCATCCTCATCGCTGACAAGGCTTTCCACCTCGGATATCCTTCCGTCTTCGACTTTAAGCCTGGTGCCGATCACATAAGGATGGCTTCCGTTTGCATGGATTATCTCTGTAAAACTCTGGCATGTATCAACATCTAAAAGGCTACGGCTGAAATCTATAGAGAGTGGGGACTTCCAGATACCATCGCTAAAAGGTATCTCTTTCCTGTTTTCTATATACTTCGCCTGCGACGCAAGAGGCATAACAGATGATGATCCTTTTTTTAGCGCATCAAGATACTTATCTGCTGTCTCCTTTAATACTGCCCTGCTGCACTCGGATGCGGCAATAACAGATGTGCAGTTAATGATTAAAACAGCTAACAATACAAATGGTATAAAATATCTGCGGTTCATATCTCCTCCTTAAATTGAATTTGATTAATGTTGTAAATCCTTTTTATTTGGATGATTCATACTTGTATTTATTTGTGATAGAGACTGCCATGCAAAGAAATGGCTGGTCGCATTTCAGGGTTTCCATCGGACAGTGCCATACTCCTTTGGGGATAACCACCGCAGTGGGTACTGAAAATATGTGATCTTCTTCCTCCCCCTTTGGCCCTATCTTGAAATTCACCTCTGCACCCAGCTCAGTACTTTTCGGGTCTGACCCTATGAAGTAGATCACTTCATCATGGTCATGCACATGGGGTTTTCTGGATAATCCGAGTGGGCCAACCTTGAGCCCGAAGGCATAAATAATATTACATGGGAAACCATTTAACAGGTCTGCCCCAGTAGAAAACATCACTGTTTCACCGAATTTTTTGATCGGTAGCGAAACTATGCACTTCCCATATCTGCTCTTTCCATCCGAGGTCTCCAGTGAAACACCCTGGAGAATCTGTTCAGCCTCTGAAGCAAGGCCAGGCACTGTGCCCGCAACAGCTATTGTTGAACCGCCAATGGCCAGTTCCTTGATAAATTTTCTTCTTGTTGATCCGGCCTTTACCTTTTTATCTGCACTCATACCCTAATCCTCCGATCATTATTTAATAATGGATACCCTGATAAATGTTCTCCACATAATTGATGTGCTGGTTATAAATGGGAATAGAAATACCTCTTAGAAAAACAGCAGAAAAGATTCGCATTGAATTCAATAATCCTCCCGATGAGGACAAGAAGTTGTTATTCTTTGTGCCTGAAATGATACAAGGACTTATTCTTAAGACTTTTTTATGGAAATATCAAGGATGTTGTAAATATAGATGTGTGCCCACTAAATTAACCGGCAATTAGGCTGATTTCTCGTTCCTACGCTCCACGTGGGAATGCTATTCCCGACGCTCTGCGCCTTTTAACCACCCTGTACAGATGCCAATCAACTCTGACCTTCCCGCATAAATCCCTGGACTTAAATCCTTTTTGAAAATGCACGGATATGATCCGGTGTTGCCCCGCAGCAGCCGCCCAATAGTTTTGCCCCTGCCTCCATACATTTAATCAGACCATCTGAAAATTCAAGCGGGTTCATATCAAATACTGTTTCACCGTTGACAAGTTTTGGTCTTCCAGCATTAGGCTCAGCAAAAATTGGCAATTTTGTTGTACCGGCATATATCTTAATTATCTCTGCCATCTGAAATGGGTCTATTTCCCCGCAATTTGCGCCTATGGCGTCAGCGCCTTCATCTGCAAAAGACCTTACGCATTCGATGGCCGTATTACCCATCATGGTCCTGCCGCCATCTGATTCTGTTTTATACGCAATAGATACAAGGACAGGTTTATCCGATACCTTTTTACATGCCTTTAATGCGCACACGGCCTCACGAAGATCAAACATCGTCTCGATAATAAAGCCGTCAACACCGCCCTCATTAAGTAAATTTGCCTGTTCAGTGTATGCCTTTATAAATTGCTCCTCTGTATAGTTCCCATATGGTTCCAGCATCTGCCCTGTAGCAGAAAGATTTCCAAGGACATACCCATTGTTTCCGGTTGCTTCCCTGGCAATCTTGGCTCCTGCCAGATTGACCCGTGTAATGTCAATATTAAGCTTATGTGTCTCAATAAATATGCGGTTCATGGTAAGGGTGTTGGTGATGATAGCAGTGCTGCCCGCATTGATATAATCCCTGTGAACATGTGTTACATTTTCAGGGTTTGTAAGATTATTTTCACACCGGGTATAATTCCCCAGTTTATCCAGCTCTGTACCTATTGCGCCATCAAGTATTATTAAGCCTGGCGACTTAAGTAAATTATGAAAATTCATTTTCAATACTCCAGATATCTGTTTGTTCATATGGAATATTTATTTTTCTTTCCTCGTTTTTTACTCGTTCCCACGGTCTCCGTGGGGACGCAAGCCTTGACGCTCTGCGTCATCATGACAGCCAGTAAGAAATAAATCAACCCTCTCTTTTTAAATGTAAATCATTTCACAATTCCAGATTTCCCATCTCGTCATATTTGAATTTATCAAAATAAGCCACC
This window harbors:
- a CDS encoding cupin domain-containing protein, which gives rise to MKTIRLNEIDKIKMSMAGAERVYKQVPISKKDGTPSFCFRVFTIEPGGHTPCHTHGFEHLNYVISGQGVLVDKDETMHPLSAGDFAIVLPGEKHQFRNSSEDSPFVIICAVSNEYE
- a CDS encoding SDR family oxidoreductase; this translates as MSSLFNIKERVVIITGGGGIIGGALAKGFVSAGAKVILLGRTEAPLKNQVDALKTNENEITSFQCDVLDRERLIQVNDEILDRFGRIDVLINAAGGNMPGATIGVDQNIFDLDMDAFKKVTDLNLNGTVLPTLVFAKSMAENSRGSIINISSMASVRAITRVAGYSAAKAAIDNFTRWMAVELASKFGSGLRINAIAPGFLLTNQNRQLLTNEDGSLTERGKSIISLTPFKRFGEPEEMVGPVIWLASDASAFVTGAIIPIDGGFSSFSGV
- the uxuA gene encoding mannonate dehydratase; protein product: MAFEHTWRWFGPNDSITLKEIKQVGVTGIVTALHHIPVGEVWTVDEIMRRKNEIEKAGLTWSVVESLPVHENIKKGTKERPELIRKYMESMKNLAKCGIRTICYNFMPVLDWSRTDLNVPTKDGTITTRFEQKVFAAFDLFILDRPNAEKDYSAEIIREAEIFFNNLGNAEKEGLIKTILFGLPGSLFTLSLKDFKKAVIEYNSIGEEVVRENLYKFIREVAPAAEEYGLFLAIHPDDPPWTLLGLPRVAGTKNDLEKIIAAYDSIHNGITFCTGSLGAGFNNDLINMVRAFRGKINFAHLRSLERDETGNFIESSHLEGDIDLYAIMKELLTEQKVREESGVDRPVMPMRPDHGQLMLFELDKKGIYPGYSLLGRMRGLFELKGLELGIIRSLNL
- a CDS encoding MFS transporter, whose protein sequence is MHSGPEKNITDTKNIGHFRWVIVTLVFFATTINYVDRQVIGILAPILQKDIGWSQIEYGYIVTAFTAAYAIGLLLVGRLMDIFGTKKGYAASLTGWSFAAIGHALAGSAFGFGAARFILGFFEAGNFPAAVKTVAEWFPKRERAFATGLFNAGSNAGAILAPLVVPLITDLWGWQEAFIITGAAGFIWLIFWFRYYDTPEKSKYLGKAELEYIQSDPPDTLVKIPWKMLVKYRGTWAFALGKLLSDPAWWFYLYWIPKFLNEKHGLTINEFAAPLIIIYLMADVGSISGGWLSSFLLKRGWSVNRSRKTAMLVCALCAVPIIFASKVTNVWAAVGLLSLATAAHQGWSANLFTTVSDIFPRKAVASVVGMGGTFGAIGGMFIASAAGFILEFTGSYFILFAIAGSLYLLAFLVINILIPEIKEVEIS
- a CDS encoding PilZ domain-containing protein; its protein translation is MENEPVQKIFLSDKNTALFECPKCHVSKEADVSKYKKLEVSIKLKIKCKCGNIYEVSLERRKYFRKDTMLPGKFTYNSLFGEDQAGILTILDISKGGLKFKMLTEPIFQKGEIIEVEFTLDNPAKTLIKKQVFVRNIKDNFVNVEYCAFNPDKHPEDKAINLYV
- a CDS encoding twin-arginine translocation signal domain-containing protein: MSADKKVKAGSTRRKFIKELAIGGSTIAVAGTVPGLASEAEQILQGVSLETSDGKSRYGKCIVSLPIKKFGETVMFSTGADLLNGFPCNIIYAFGLKVGPLGLSRKPHVHDHDEVIYFIGSDPKSTELGAEVNFKIGPKGEEEDHIFSVPTAVVIPKGVWHCPMETLKCDQPFLCMAVSITNKYKYESSK